Proteins co-encoded in one Listeria ivanovii subsp. ivanovii genomic window:
- a CDS encoding PTS transporter subunit EIIB has protein sequence MGKYDKLNAFIIENVGGDSNITALTHCVTRLRFTLKDESLVNRDALINHEEIMTAQAANGQYQVVVGMQVGDIYQEMLPKLSISNHKEETGTNDSSNKDKKTLLNRFIDTITKIITPTLGVMIGCSLILGVQSLLVATKVVSPGDGAFVILNAVGYALFTFFPVILGYTSAKTFNSDPFIGMIVGAALVFPNLLTDLVDSEAIYQLFSGTIFQTNIYSDFLGIPIIFPANGYTSTVIPIIFSMFFYQNGNILSKKLFLNHCISPLFHF, from the coding sequence ATGGGAAAGTATGATAAATTAAATGCGTTCATTATTGAAAATGTAGGTGGAGACAGCAATATAACTGCTTTAACACATTGTGTGACTAGATTACGTTTTACACTAAAAGATGAGAGTTTAGTTAATAGAGATGCTTTAATTAACCATGAAGAAATTATGACTGCTCAAGCTGCAAATGGTCAATACCAAGTAGTAGTAGGCATGCAAGTTGGAGATATCTACCAAGAAATGCTGCCGAAATTATCTATTTCGAATCATAAGGAGGAAACAGGCACTAATGATTCCAGTAATAAAGATAAAAAAACATTATTAAATCGTTTCATTGATACGATTACTAAAATTATTACCCCAACCCTTGGAGTGATGATAGGATGTTCTTTGATTTTAGGCGTACAATCACTCTTAGTTGCGACTAAAGTAGTTAGCCCTGGTGATGGTGCATTTGTTATCTTAAATGCTGTCGGTTATGCTTTGTTTACTTTTTTTCCGGTTATTTTAGGATATACAAGTGCGAAAACGTTTAATTCAGACCCGTTTATTGGGATGATTGTTGGTGCTGCACTTGTTTTTCCGAATTTGCTCACTGACTTAGTTGATTCAGAAGCAATCTATCAATTATTTAGTGGTACTATTTTCCAAACTAATATTTATAGTGATTTTCTTGGGATTCCGATTATTTTTCCTGCGAATGGTTATACTTCAACTGTTATTCCGATTATTTTCTCCATGTTTTTTTATCAAAATGGGAACATTTTATCCAAAAAATTATTCCTAAATCATTGCATTTCACCTTTGTTCCATTTCTGA
- a CDS encoding PTS transporter subunit EIIC: protein MHFTFVPFLTLIIGVPATILVFGPLANIASSIISSAILGLFGFSPIVTALFVGILYTPLVILGLHWPLVAIGINNLATAGTDYLLPMIFTAPLAQMAVVFAVYLKTKNPDVKKICVPAMVSDFFCIIEPSIYGVTLPVKRRFVYTCIGTAVGALIIAVAGVHNFASTIGVLGIGGFINPQTGDVSYVIVVALASLATMLIAFLLAFFTFKEA from the coding sequence TTGCATTTCACCTTTGTTCCATTTCTGACATTGATTATTGGTGTCCCAGCAACTATCTTAGTATTCGGTCCGCTTGCGAATATTGCCAGCAGCATTATTTCCAGTGCAATTTTAGGGTTGTTTGGTTTCTCGCCAATAGTAACCGCTTTATTTGTTGGAATTCTTTATACGCCACTCGTTATTCTTGGTTTACATTGGCCGCTTGTAGCGATTGGAATAAATAATCTTGCAACAGCAGGCACCGATTATTTATTACCAATGATTTTTACCGCACCTTTAGCTCAGATGGCTGTTGTATTTGCAGTTTATTTGAAAACGAAAAATCCGGACGTGAAGAAAATTTGTGTTCCGGCAATGGTTTCCGACTTCTTTTGTATTATTGAGCCCTCTATCTACGGAGTTACCTTACCAGTGAAAAGGCGATTTGTTTACACTTGTATTGGAACAGCAGTTGGTGCACTTATTATTGCTGTAGCAGGGGTTCATAATTTTGCCAGTACCATTGGTGTTTTAGGAATTGGTGGATTTATCAATCCGCAAACCGGTGACGTCTCTTATGTGATTGTTGTAGCGTTAGCCTCACTCGCTACCATGTTGATTGCCTTCTTACTAGCTTTCTTTACTTTCAAAGAGGCATAA
- a CDS encoding PTS glucose transporter subunit IIA, producing MGFAVRPTTGTLFSPIAGTVESIFPTNHAITLKSVPGIDVLVHIGLETVELGGAGILLEVKKGDR from the coding sequence GTGGGCTTTGCAGTCCGACCAACTACGGGCACTTTGTTTTCTCCAATAGCTGGTACGGTTGAAAGCATCTTCCCTACGAATCACGCCATTACATTAAAAAGCGTTCCAGGCATAGATGTTTTAGTCCATATTGGTCTGGAAACAGTGGAACTTGGTGGTGCGGGAATTCTTCTTGAAGTAAAAAAAGGAGACAGATGA
- the add gene encoding adenosine deaminase yields MNEQHIKVIPKVELHCHLDGSIRIETLRKVYEIQGNPLGFSDERLQQMTVAAAHCTLTKYIDCFRLVSSGLHTKEALQLALLDVVEQASLENIIYMEIRLSPLHLRTVTFSMEEVAEALINACQIAEKHYSIKIGLIFCCMRRQLEKSNLAVINLAKKYLGMGVVAIDLAGDEGRYPTKDYQSLFTYASRIGVPYTIHAGETGNLSSVLTALEFGASRIGHGIALAQSQQAMEKAVKQEVLLEMCPVCNIQTGAAQNWQSYPVDTFIRNKLPICFNTDNRTVSNTTLTNEFLQVNQHCFALSEELLLKQAKTALAHSFTDDTTKQVLKKQLIMT; encoded by the coding sequence GTGAACGAACAACATATAAAGGTCATACCTAAAGTAGAACTTCATTGCCATCTAGATGGCTCAATACGGATAGAGACACTTCGAAAAGTTTATGAAATACAAGGAAATCCATTAGGTTTTTCTGATGAACGATTGCAGCAAATGACTGTTGCAGCTGCTCATTGTACTTTAACCAAATATATTGATTGTTTCCGACTAGTTTCCTCTGGTTTACATACGAAAGAAGCCCTACAGTTAGCTCTTTTAGATGTAGTAGAACAAGCTAGTCTGGAAAATATTATCTACATGGAGATTAGACTCTCACCACTACACTTAAGGACGGTCACTTTTTCAATGGAAGAAGTGGCGGAAGCTTTGATTAATGCTTGCCAAATTGCTGAAAAGCATTATTCAATAAAAATAGGTCTCATTTTTTGTTGTATGCGTAGACAACTTGAAAAATCAAATTTAGCTGTCATTAACTTAGCTAAAAAATATTTAGGCATGGGAGTAGTAGCGATTGATTTGGCAGGCGATGAAGGGAGGTATCCTACAAAAGACTATCAATCATTATTTACTTACGCTAGCCGAATAGGGGTACCTTACACGATACATGCTGGAGAAACTGGCAATTTATCAAGTGTGTTGACAGCTTTAGAGTTCGGAGCGAGTCGCATTGGTCACGGTATAGCACTTGCCCAGTCACAGCAAGCAATGGAAAAAGCAGTAAAGCAGGAAGTACTACTTGAGATGTGTCCGGTGTGTAATATTCAAACCGGTGCCGCGCAAAACTGGCAAAGTTATCCTGTAGACACTTTCATTAGAAACAAACTTCCAATTTGTTTCAATACAGATAATCGTACTGTTTCCAATACAACCTTAACGAATGAATTTTTACAAGTGAATCAGCACTGTTTTGCGTTATCAGAGGAACTCCTCCTTAAACAAGCAAAAACAGCACTCGCTCATTCGTTTACTGACGATACAACCAAACAAGTACTGAAAAAGCAGTTGATAATGACGTGA
- a CDS encoding LPXTG cell wall anchor domain-containing protein, whose product MKTAKFMLILTLSVTMTSYVPIADVYAATNTHSEDQIIAADKLLKQNKETQSANIVKNDNVQAISKTYNDWFPDDVLAAEVAREFGDTSDELVSEGDLASLKQLFCHGLGIQDSTGIEYLTGLEELVISRNQLTTLDISKNTNLAILDCGSNLLTNIDISKNLELDEFKCNDNQLTNLDVSKNIALYLLYLDNNQLTDLDVSKNLNLGGIYCRNNQLTNLDVSKNPKLSTLQCEDNQLTSLDLSKNPKLMWLECENNQLANLDVSNNPEVLNIYCYNNQLTNLDLSSNVNLQTFFCSDNQLTNLDVSKNLKLSTIDCFNNQLKDISSIPDNIANYSATNQLILEPLQVIDANKLVYAIPTNLFDKNGDELSIIVPKNGGVYDAASKTITWDNLTESGEVEYTFSSIDNEFTGTVSVPHQTRALTSDDEISYIEGTTRTEAAFLTDIHASISPVSETIKSNFTDVVDLTTPGKYQVTLRVTNSSITKEVTVYVTAKPNDDTPINPLVPDKQPYDDILPVDKPDDDERSDEEQVSPANVPVKITEQETPTKAGKVAVNTKSLPKTGDNSSSGWTVAGYIFFGFSLFYLIKRKKNKLNG is encoded by the coding sequence ATGAAAACAGCTAAATTTATGCTGATACTCACTTTAAGTGTAACTATGACAAGCTATGTACCAATTGCGGATGTATACGCAGCGACAAACACACATAGCGAGGACCAAATAATAGCCGCTGACAAATTGCTTAAACAAAATAAAGAAACGCAATCTGCCAATATTGTTAAAAATGATAATGTTCAAGCGATAAGTAAAACCTATAATGATTGGTTTCCAGATGATGTCTTAGCAGCAGAAGTTGCTAGGGAATTTGGGGATACTAGTGACGAGCTTGTGTCAGAAGGCGATCTAGCAAGTCTTAAACAACTCTTTTGTCATGGTTTAGGCATTCAAGATAGTACGGGAATAGAATATTTGACTGGTCTAGAGGAGCTTGTTATCTCTCGAAATCAGCTAACGACGCTAGATATCAGTAAAAATACCAATTTAGCCATTTTAGACTGTGGCAGTAATTTGTTAACAAATATAGATATTAGTAAAAATTTGGAATTAGATGAGTTTAAATGCAATGACAATCAGCTAACCAATTTAGATGTCAGCAAAAATATAGCATTATATTTACTTTATTTGGATAATAATCAGCTAACAGATTTAGATGTCAGCAAAAATCTGAATTTAGGAGGGATCTATTGTCGTAACAACCAACTAACGAATCTAGATGTGAGCAAAAATCCAAAGTTATCCACCCTTCAGTGTGAAGATAATCAACTAACGAGTTTAGACCTCAGTAAAAATCCAAAGTTAATGTGGCTTGAATGTGAAAATAATCAGTTAGCAAATCTTGATGTGAGTAATAATCCAGAGGTATTGAATATTTATTGTTATAACAACCAGCTAACGAATTTAGATCTCAGTAGTAATGTGAATTTACAGACTTTTTTTTGTTCTGACAACCAGCTAACGAATTTGGATGTTAGCAAAAATTTGAAGTTAAGTACAATTGATTGCTTTAATAATCAATTGAAAGATATAAGTAGCATACCAGATAATATTGCTAATTATTCTGCTACCAATCAGCTCATATTAGAGCCACTTCAAGTTATAGATGCTAATAAACTTGTCTATGCTATCCCAACAAATTTGTTTGATAAAAACGGGGATGAACTTTCCATCATTGTACCAAAAAATGGCGGCGTTTATGATGCAGCTAGCAAAACGATTACTTGGGATAATCTAACAGAAAGCGGCGAAGTGGAGTACACTTTCAGTAGTATAGACAACGAATTTACCGGAACAGTGAGCGTACCTCATCAGACGAGGGCTTTAACAAGTGATGACGAAATAAGTTATATTGAAGGCACTACTAGAACGGAAGCTGCTTTCTTAACAGACATTCATGCAAGTATCTCACCAGTTAGTGAAACAATTAAAAGTAATTTTACCGATGTAGTAGATTTAACCACTCCAGGTAAGTATCAAGTTACTTTGCGCGTGACTAATTCAAGTATCACCAAAGAAGTAACGGTTTATGTAACAGCAAAACCCAACGATGATACGCCAATCAATCCACTAGTTCCAGACAAACAGCCATATGATGATATTTTGCCTGTGGACAAACCGGATGACGATGAGAGAAGTGATGAGGAACAAGTTTCACCTGCAAATGTCCCTGTTAAAATAACCGAACAAGAAACACCAACAAAAGCTGGAAAAGTAGCAGTAAATACAAAATCATTACCAAAAACAGGAGACAACAGTTCTTCAGGCTGGACCGTAGCAGGCTATATTTTCTTCGGATTTAGTTTATTCTATTTAATCAAACGGAAGAAAAATAAACTGAACGGATAG
- a CDS encoding VOC family protein, giving the protein MIQGIHHVSALTKSFTENHHFYAEVLGLRLVKNTVNQDNIKMRHLFYGDYAGTPGTLLTFFEIPKIGSSYQESTYFGNITLGIPKDTTNYWEKRLNDYAVPFKKAAKTLSLHDPDQMGIILTEITETISHPTIHTDIPSAQQIVRILGADYHVPSPTETSPFFTNYFGLDSQNGVLVDSNQMSFTRLYKTGSEKKSRTGRGTIDHIAYTVKTKEAVDKLHEIALQNKLKIEEFVDREYFKSLYIKEPSGLRIEFASAEPGFTLDEPLETLGEKLALPSFLEEKRTEIETYFGGKE; this is encoded by the coding sequence ATGATCCAAGGAATCCATCACGTATCCGCGCTTACAAAATCATTTACCGAGAATCATCATTTTTATGCAGAAGTACTGGGGCTACGGCTCGTAAAAAATACAGTCAACCAAGACAATATTAAGATGCGCCACCTGTTTTACGGGGATTACGCCGGCACACCAGGGACGCTATTAACCTTTTTTGAAATCCCTAAAATCGGTTCAAGCTATCAAGAAAGCACCTATTTTGGAAACATCACCCTAGGAATCCCAAAAGACACAACCAATTATTGGGAAAAAAGGCTAAACGATTATGCTGTACCTTTTAAAAAAGCAGCGAAGACTTTAAGCTTACACGATCCCGATCAGATGGGCATTATCCTAACGGAAATCACAGAAACCATTTCTCACCCTACCATCCATACCGATATACCAAGCGCACAACAAATCGTTCGGATTCTTGGAGCAGACTATCACGTACCAAGCCCAACTGAAACGAGCCCATTTTTTACGAATTATTTTGGGTTAGACAGTCAGAATGGGGTATTAGTAGATAGTAACCAAATGAGCTTTACAAGGCTTTATAAAACAGGATCAGAGAAAAAATCACGAACTGGTCGAGGAACGATTGACCATATTGCTTATACAGTCAAAACAAAAGAAGCAGTTGATAAGCTTCACGAAATAGCACTTCAAAACAAATTGAAAATAGAAGAATTCGTCGACCGAGAATATTTTAAAAGTTTATATATCAAAGAACCGAGCGGACTGCGGATCGAATTTGCTAGCGCCGAACCAGGTTTTACGCTTGATGAGCCACTGGAAACACTCGGCGAAAAACTTGCTCTACCAAGTTTTTTAGAAGAAAAAAGAACAGAAATTGAAACTTATTTTGGAGGGAAAGAATAA
- a CDS encoding ring-cleaving dioxygenase: MMKDLKGIHHVTAMTSSAEKNYAFFTEVLGMRLVKKTVNQDDIHTYHLFFADDKGSAGTDMTFFDFPNLPKGRHGTDSISRVSFRVPTDGALEYWQDRFNQLEVPHGEIQTLFGQKYLTFQDFDDQQLQLVSDEKDSGVAPGTPWKNGPVPEKYAIYGLGPVFLTVVSLTNMDAILQSILGFRKVTEENGLHLYEVGEGGNGAQVVVEERTDIPAAMQGYGGVHHVAFRVEDHDELQKWIERMNTIEAPNSGYVNRFYFESLYVPVSERILFEFATDGPGFASDEPYETLGEKLALPPFLEPKRAEIEKMVRPINTKRTEK, translated from the coding sequence ATGATGAAAGATTTAAAAGGAATCCACCATGTAACAGCAATGACAAGTAGTGCCGAAAAAAATTACGCTTTTTTCACAGAAGTTTTAGGAATGCGTTTAGTGAAAAAGACCGTCAATCAAGACGACATCCACACGTATCACTTATTTTTTGCAGATGATAAAGGTTCTGCAGGAACGGATATGACTTTCTTTGATTTTCCTAATTTACCAAAAGGTCGCCATGGTACAGATAGCATTTCGCGCGTATCTTTTCGTGTACCAACTGATGGAGCACTTGAATATTGGCAAGATCGTTTTAACCAATTAGAAGTTCCTCACGGGGAAATCCAAACATTATTTGGTCAAAAATATTTAACATTCCAAGATTTTGATGATCAACAATTACAACTCGTTTCCGATGAGAAAGACAGCGGAGTAGCACCAGGGACACCGTGGAAAAATGGGCCAGTTCCAGAAAAATATGCGATATACGGGCTAGGACCAGTATTTTTAACAGTTGTATCGTTAACTAATATGGACGCTATCTTACAATCAATTTTAGGATTTAGAAAAGTGACAGAAGAAAATGGCCTACATTTATATGAGGTCGGTGAAGGTGGGAATGGCGCACAAGTTGTTGTGGAAGAAAGAACGGATATTCCAGCAGCGATGCAAGGATACGGAGGCGTCCATCATGTAGCTTTCCGAGTGGAAGATCATGACGAACTACAAAAATGGATTGAGCGGATGAATACTATTGAAGCACCAAACTCTGGCTATGTAAATCGTTTTTATTTTGAATCATTATACGTGCCAGTATCGGAACGAATCTTATTTGAATTTGCGACAGATGGGCCAGGTTTTGCAAGTGACGAGCCATACGAAACTCTTGGTGAAAAACTTGCTTTACCTCCATTTTTAGAACCAAAAAGAGCAGAAATTGAAAAAATGGTTCGCCCAATCAATACAAAAAGGACTGAAAAATAA
- a CDS encoding alpha/beta hydrolase encodes MEHLFIPGKNKELAPLLLLHGTGGDEKSLVEVAEFIASDAPVLSLRGEIKEGGANRFFKRFHDGSLDLVDLESKTKDLIATTRELAEKYQLDFEKIIAVGYSNGANIAANALLQAENSFHKAILFHAMPAGNGQPAFSIDHRSVFLSAGLNDPLITAKASEQLVEILEKRGAKVETVWTAAGHSLTMEELEEAKKWYHKNEK; translated from the coding sequence ATGGAACATCTTTTTATTCCAGGGAAAAATAAAGAATTAGCACCTTTACTTCTTCTTCACGGAACAGGTGGTGATGAAAAGTCGCTTGTCGAAGTAGCGGAATTTATTGCTAGTGATGCGCCAGTTCTTTCTTTACGAGGTGAAATCAAGGAAGGTGGGGCAAACCGCTTTTTCAAACGATTCCATGATGGTAGTCTAGATCTGGTTGATTTAGAAAGTAAAACCAAAGATTTAATTGCGACAACTCGTGAATTAGCAGAGAAATATCAATTGGATTTTGAAAAAATTATTGCTGTTGGTTATTCTAACGGCGCAAATATTGCGGCAAACGCTTTACTTCAAGCAGAGAATAGTTTTCATAAGGCGATTTTGTTCCATGCGATGCCAGCAGGAAATGGACAACCAGCATTTTCGATAGACCACCGAAGCGTCTTTCTTTCAGCGGGTTTAAATGATCCACTAATCACGGCAAAAGCTTCCGAACAACTAGTAGAAATCCTCGAAAAACGCGGGGCTAAAGTCGAAACTGTTTGGACTGCGGCAGGACATTCACTAACAATGGAAGAACTAGAAGAAGCGAAAAAATGGTATCATAAAAACGAGAAGTGA
- a CDS encoding flavin reductase family protein — MTSFKSADLTQKENYKFLTGSIIPRPIAFVTTLAEDGVTVNAAPFSFFNIVSSDPAIISIAVQRVEGEQKDTARNAAFTKELNIHIVSEEMVEEINKTAARLAPDVSEVADTNFHLANVPGMKTPKIAEAAIVLTAKLDRLVLVTNDAGKVVTDLLLARVLTYEFNDNVFDKEKEYILPEALAPVARLAGNDYSKLGEVFRLIRPN; from the coding sequence ATGACTAGTTTTAAAAGTGCCGATTTAACGCAAAAAGAGAATTATAAATTTTTGACTGGAAGCATTATCCCACGACCAATTGCTTTTGTTACAACACTTGCTGAAGATGGGGTGACGGTGAACGCCGCCCCATTCAGTTTTTTTAATATCGTTTCAAGTGATCCTGCGATAATCTCGATTGCTGTTCAACGGGTAGAAGGAGAGCAGAAAGATACCGCTAGAAACGCAGCTTTTACAAAAGAACTAAATATCCATATTGTTAGTGAAGAAATGGTGGAAGAAATAAATAAAACGGCGGCTAGACTTGCACCAGATGTAAGTGAAGTGGCTGACACAAACTTTCATCTAGCAAATGTCCCAGGAATGAAGACTCCTAAAATAGCAGAGGCGGCCATTGTTTTAACCGCCAAATTAGATAGACTAGTCCTGGTTACGAATGATGCTGGGAAAGTGGTTACTGATTTACTCCTAGCACGGGTTTTAACTTATGAATTTAACGATAATGTATTTGATAAAGAAAAAGAATACATTTTGCCAGAAGCTTTGGCACCAGTCGCTCGTTTGGCAGGAAATGATTACTCTAAACTGGGCGAAGTTTTTCGGCTTATTCGGCCAAATTAG
- the hflX gene encoding GTPase HflX, translated as MEKKVLIVGVSQKQKDFDYSMEELANLAAANNMEVVGELRQNIDRENRATYVGKGKVDEVKGLAEMQDASLVIFNDELSPSQIRNLEEALELDVMDRTGLILAIFANRAKTKEAQLQVEIAKLQYELPRIFGQGEDMDQQSGKGGLSNRGSGEKKIETDRRTIKHQIRHLQKELAMLVDDREVRRRKRKKNEIPVVSLVGYTNAGKSTTMNGLVRAYSETADKQVFEKDMLFATLETSVREIVLPDNKQFLLTDTVGFVSKLPHQLVKAFRSTLEEARDADLLIHVVDYSDPHYKTMMQTTEETLKAVGVEDVPVIYAYNKADLLEDEIYPKQTENTIVFSAREQPSLEFLTEVIKKELFSGYEKSEFLIPFEAGQVVAYLNDHAKVLETEYLENGTKMVAEVSPVDLQKLKAYQVEQ; from the coding sequence ATGGAGAAAAAAGTATTAATCGTTGGTGTAAGCCAAAAACAGAAAGATTTTGATTATTCGATGGAAGAGCTGGCTAATCTAGCTGCTGCAAATAATATGGAAGTCGTAGGTGAACTGCGCCAAAATATCGACCGAGAAAACCGTGCCACGTATGTTGGGAAAGGAAAAGTGGACGAAGTGAAAGGCTTAGCAGAGATGCAAGATGCCAGTCTGGTTATTTTTAATGATGAACTTTCACCGTCACAAATCCGGAATTTAGAAGAAGCGCTCGAACTAGATGTGATGGACCGAACTGGCTTAATCCTGGCAATCTTTGCAAATCGAGCAAAAACAAAAGAAGCCCAGCTCCAAGTGGAAATCGCGAAACTTCAATATGAACTGCCAAGGATTTTCGGACAAGGGGAAGATATGGACCAACAAAGCGGAAAAGGTGGGCTTAGCAATCGTGGTTCCGGTGAAAAGAAAATCGAAACAGACCGCAGAACCATTAAGCATCAAATTCGTCATTTGCAAAAAGAACTAGCCATGTTGGTAGATGACCGAGAAGTTCGCCGTCGTAAACGGAAGAAAAATGAGATCCCAGTTGTATCTCTTGTCGGCTATACTAATGCTGGAAAATCTACTACTATGAATGGATTGGTACGAGCTTATAGCGAAACGGCAGACAAACAAGTTTTTGAGAAAGACATGCTATTTGCGACACTCGAAACAAGTGTCCGCGAAATTGTGTTACCAGACAATAAACAATTTTTATTAACAGATACAGTTGGATTTGTTAGCAAATTGCCACACCAACTAGTCAAAGCATTCCGTTCTACACTTGAAGAAGCTCGTGATGCCGATTTACTCATTCACGTCGTAGATTATTCGGATCCACATTATAAAACAATGATGCAAACAACAGAAGAAACATTGAAAGCTGTTGGAGTAGAAGATGTTCCAGTCATTTATGCTTATAATAAAGCGGATCTTCTGGAAGATGAAATCTACCCGAAACAAACCGAAAATACGATTGTTTTTTCCGCACGAGAACAACCAAGCTTAGAGTTTCTGACCGAGGTTATTAAGAAGGAACTATTTTCTGGCTACGAAAAAAGCGAATTTCTGATTCCGTTTGAAGCAGGACAAGTAGTAGCTTATTTAAATGATCATGCGAAAGTGTTGGAAACAGAGTACTTGGAAAATGGTACGAAAATGGTCGCTGAAGTTAGTCCGGTAGACTTGCAGAAACTAAAAGCCTATCAAGTAGAACAGTAA
- a CDS encoding metallophosphoesterase yields the protein MKKTGWGILGAVVAFTGYAYWSTKHLTLTNYEIVSDKIPKEWNEARFVQLSDLHSASFGLYNNPLLSMVNEIAPDAVFLTGDILDGDESPVVAMALVRKLAKKFPTFYVSGNHEGRSAFYEDFKADIEAHQVTVLENERYFLKKDGAAIMVAGVQDPRFFKEDWVESELSKSEWEEEALTASLDEATSNLSADYFTILLAHRPEFWSLYQAYPVDLVLSGHAHGGQFRLPLTEGLFAPGQGFLPKWTAGIHRAAGKALIVSRGLGNVTKIPRLFNDPEVIQITLKAKGES from the coding sequence ATGAAAAAAACAGGTTGGGGTATACTTGGTGCGGTCGTTGCTTTTACAGGTTATGCGTACTGGTCAACAAAGCATTTAACATTAACTAATTATGAAATAGTATCTGATAAAATACCAAAAGAATGGAATGAGGCTCGTTTTGTCCAGCTTTCTGATTTGCACAGCGCAAGTTTTGGTTTGTATAACAATCCATTATTAAGTATGGTGAATGAAATAGCACCGGATGCCGTGTTTTTAACTGGTGATATACTTGATGGGGATGAGTCTCCGGTCGTTGCGATGGCGTTAGTGCGAAAACTTGCAAAAAAATTTCCAACTTTTTATGTGAGCGGCAATCACGAAGGTAGAAGTGCTTTTTATGAGGACTTTAAAGCAGATATAGAAGCGCATCAAGTAACCGTGCTTGAAAATGAGCGTTATTTCCTCAAAAAAGATGGTGCTGCAATAATGGTTGCCGGTGTACAAGATCCACGTTTTTTCAAAGAGGATTGGGTAGAGTCCGAGTTATCTAAAAGCGAATGGGAAGAGGAGGCATTAACAGCATCACTGGATGAAGCAACTTCTAACTTATCCGCCGATTACTTTACAATTTTACTTGCCCATCGACCGGAGTTTTGGTCGTTATATCAAGCTTATCCGGTCGATTTAGTTTTATCTGGTCATGCACATGGGGGGCAATTTAGGTTGCCGCTAACAGAAGGATTATTCGCTCCAGGTCAGGGCTTTTTACCAAAATGGACAGCAGGGATTCACCGTGCAGCTGGGAAAGCGCTTATTGTTAGCCGTGGACTCGGTAATGTAACCAAAATTCCACGCCTTTTCAATGATCCAGAAGTAATTCAGATTACGCTTAAAGCAAAAGGGGAGTCTTAA
- a CDS encoding lipoate--protein ligase: protein MIYLDNEDVLDQAYNFAMEEYALRFLDENETYFMFYRMKPTIIVGKNQNTLEEINQTFVEQHDVDVLRRLSGGGAVYNDEGNLSFSMITKDDGNSFQNFARFTEPVIHALQNLGMNAKLSGRNDIEIDGKKISGNAQFATKGRLYSHGTLLFDVDLSMLESALKVDPEKYLSKGVKSVRSRVTTIREHLTKDMDIQTFKQVLLESIFKTTDIPRYKFTETDKMGIEKLRIERYRNWDWTYGKSPKASMKRKKRFPAGTIEFQLELNKGQIKEAIIYGDFFGTEDVTELADRMIGCRYDRESIRKILQSIDAKDYFGHIEKEAIVDMLFE from the coding sequence GTGATTTATTTAGATAATGAAGATGTGCTTGATCAAGCATATAATTTTGCAATGGAAGAATATGCTTTGCGTTTTCTTGATGAGAATGAAACGTATTTTATGTTTTATCGAATGAAGCCGACGATTATTGTTGGTAAAAATCAAAATACGCTGGAAGAAATTAATCAGACATTTGTAGAACAGCATGATGTCGATGTGCTTCGAAGACTTTCTGGTGGTGGCGCAGTTTACAATGATGAGGGTAATCTCAGCTTTAGTATGATTACAAAAGATGATGGAAATAGCTTTCAAAATTTTGCGCGTTTTACAGAACCAGTAATTCACGCTCTTCAAAATTTAGGTATGAATGCCAAGTTAAGTGGTCGTAACGATATCGAGATCGATGGGAAGAAAATAAGTGGTAACGCCCAGTTTGCAACAAAAGGTCGACTTTATAGCCATGGGACGCTACTTTTTGATGTGGACTTAAGTATGCTAGAATCTGCCTTAAAAGTGGATCCAGAGAAGTATTTGTCAAAAGGCGTAAAATCTGTCCGGAGTCGTGTTACTACTATCCGCGAACATTTGACGAAAGACATGGATATTCAGACTTTTAAACAAGTTTTATTAGAATCCATTTTTAAGACAACAGATATTCCGCGATATAAGTTCACGGAAACAGATAAGATGGGTATCGAAAAATTGCGCATCGAACGTTACCGTAACTGGGACTGGACGTACGGGAAGTCGCCTAAAGCAAGTATGAAACGCAAAAAAAGATTCCCAGCTGGCACAATTGAATTTCAACTTGAATTAAATAAAGGCCAAATAAAAGAAGCAATCATTTATGGAGACTTCTTTGGTACCGAAGATGTAACCGAATTGGCAGATAGAATGATTGGCTGCCGCTATGATCGTGAATCCATTCGGAAAATACTCCAATCTATCGATGCAAAAGACTATTTCGGTCATATTGAAAAAGAAGCCATTGTAGATATGCTGTTTGAATAA